A portion of the Bacillota bacterium genome contains these proteins:
- the aspS gene encoding aspartate--tRNA(Asn) ligase produces MMEEKETKQRVLAADVPKYIDQVVSLSGWVHAIRDLGGLTFLIIRDRSGMIQCVFERGKVVMSSESNRPDSLDEEDNLINLESAVSVTGTVRAEERAPQSVEVYLNSIRVINRALDAPPFEINKTNLRAGLDVQLQNRVMSLRHATYHAIFRVSAEIVRVFREFLRSQGFIEIFSPKIVAAGAEGGSQLFPVDYFGKRAYLAQSPQFYKQMGVAAGFERVFETGHAYRAEEHNTSRHLNEYVSLDLEMGFIRDENDIMDLEEEFLKALVREFNDNCKRDFELLGSSIPVVSKIPRIPLADAIRIIEKEYGYKQGASSDLDPEGERLICQYSEKHFGSEFIFITHFPRSVRPMYAMPDDKNPSLTKSFDLLFRGLEVTTGGQRIHDYAMLVNSMKERGLDPDNFSDYLKIFRYGMPPHGGLAIGLERLTARLLGLSNVREASLFPRDRDRVTP; encoded by the coding sequence CTGATGGAGGAAAAAGAGACGAAGCAACGTGTCCTTGCTGCGGATGTTCCGAAATACATAGATCAGGTGGTAAGTCTATCTGGCTGGGTGCATGCTATAAGAGATCTCGGAGGTTTGACTTTTCTGATCATCAGAGACAGGTCAGGCATGATTCAGTGTGTCTTTGAAAGAGGAAAAGTTGTCATGTCATCAGAGTCAAATAGGCCGGATAGCTTAGATGAAGAGGATAATCTGATCAATCTTGAAAGCGCCGTCTCAGTGACCGGGACGGTCAGAGCGGAGGAGCGGGCTCCGCAAAGTGTCGAGGTTTATCTGAACAGCATTCGCGTGATAAACAGGGCTCTGGACGCTCCGCCATTTGAAATAAATAAGACCAACCTGCGGGCCGGGTTGGATGTCCAGCTTCAGAACCGGGTGATGTCGCTCCGCCATGCTACATATCATGCCATCTTTAGAGTATCGGCAGAGATTGTGAGGGTCTTTCGCGAATTCTTGAGATCTCAGGGTTTCATCGAGATCTTTTCGCCTAAAATCGTGGCTGCGGGGGCTGAAGGTGGCTCCCAACTGTTTCCTGTTGATTACTTTGGAAAAAGGGCATATCTTGCTCAGAGCCCTCAATTCTACAAGCAGATGGGGGTCGCGGCAGGTTTTGAAAGAGTGTTTGAAACAGGCCATGCTTACAGGGCAGAAGAGCATAATACTTCCCGGCATCTCAATGAATATGTGAGCCTTGATCTGGAGATGGGCTTCATTCGCGACGAAAATGACATAATGGATCTTGAAGAAGAGTTTCTCAAAGCCCTCGTGCGAGAATTCAATGATAACTGTAAGAGAGATTTCGAGCTGCTGGGATCTTCTATTCCAGTGGTCTCGAAGATCCCGAGGATTCCACTTGCGGATGCGATTAGGATCATTGAAAAGGAATATGGATATAAGCAGGGTGCTTCATCTGATTTGGATCCTGAAGGGGAAAGGCTAATTTGCCAATATTCAGAGAAGCATTTTGGATCGGAGTTCATCTTTATCACTCATTTTCCAAGATCTGTGCGTCCAATGTACGCGATGCCTGACGACAAGAACCCTTCCCTCACCAAAAGCTTTGACCTCCTTTTCAGAGGACTTGAGGTCACCACAGGGGGCCAGCGTATCCACGACTATGCCATGCTGGTGAACAGTATGAAGGAGCGTGGGCTTGACCCCGACAACTTTTCAGACTATCTTAAGATTTTTAGATATGGCATGCCTCCTCACGGAGGCCTTGCCATAGGTCTCGAGCGGCTCACAGCCCGGCTGCTGGGGCTCTCAAATGTCAGGGAAGCCTCTCTATTCCCCAGGGACAGGGACCGGGTGACACCATAG
- a CDS encoding SpoIID/LytB domain-containing protein, translated as MLESIIRMRRTFLILILTLATIGPTNIKMDAAMYGDQESAALVGTEKDDIWIRVAISQNPNHEPSFEHDRVTVVCGSDTMLDSLGTAQTAEYKSDSPLPESVQPDTNHQYSGPMQFKIPTGAKLLISSGIGGVEVMEQSSKPNGEALERTLGTFPSGVVISPIDEHATLGIASIRRPKSSPFPIYRGKLEVKPSTRPGKLLVINLIRLEDYLRGVVPNEMPTDFPIEALKAQAIASRSYTVVELKKHSSIGADLCDGTHCHVYYGAASENRRTDEAIAATRGLFVLYRQEVARAYYSSTAGGFTENNENVWPDPSNGNFPGNPIPYLRGVPDDSTIKYLDKEETFREFLLSRAGRYDSASPYFRWKEEWSRTELESIFASTLPKYATRKSSSLLPLPSWSFTNPGQPDMPSQPEPQPQPESESQLGNQSQVQPQAAPMAQQAPAARQDLPAGDPLGQLLDIRVLKRGISGKIISCEIKGSRGTWVVEGELKIRSVFKPALGSSSMLKSANVIFDLKRDSNGELIRVTALGAGFGHGVGMSQWGARGMAAYGESFRSILGHYYQGTAIGTMPIVLTLSSPSGASSSQIFSWPGGDARLVISRVPHPSKGIFRSVVDFLLKLTSGDPFKIKSLTISFNNKESLKVDLTSLNETPLTIDVSAYLRPGLNKVVFEVTGDQPPARGGSSSPQDADAIRISIQSSPSAALQSE; from the coding sequence ATGCTAGAATCTATCATTCGCATGCGCCGTACCTTCCTTATTCTCATCCTTACACTGGCTACCATTGGCCCCACAAATATAAAAATGGACGCTGCTATGTATGGAGACCAGGAGAGTGCCGCCCTCGTAGGGACAGAAAAGGATGATATCTGGATACGGGTGGCCATAAGCCAAAATCCCAACCATGAACCATCCTTTGAACATGACAGGGTAACAGTAGTCTGCGGCAGCGATACGATGCTTGACTCCTTGGGTACGGCTCAGACGGCCGAGTATAAGTCCGACAGCCCCCTACCTGAATCTGTTCAACCAGATACCAATCACCAATATTCAGGCCCTATGCAATTCAAAATCCCTACAGGTGCAAAGCTCCTGATCTCAAGCGGGATCGGCGGGGTTGAAGTCATGGAACAGTCTTCAAAACCAAATGGCGAGGCACTGGAAAGAACCCTAGGCACCTTCCCGTCTGGTGTCGTGATCTCTCCTATCGATGAACATGCGACGCTCGGCATCGCTAGCATCAGAAGGCCAAAATCTAGTCCTTTCCCTATTTATAGAGGCAAGTTAGAGGTGAAGCCTTCCACCAGGCCGGGGAAATTGCTCGTCATAAATCTGATAAGGCTGGAAGACTATCTTCGGGGGGTTGTGCCGAATGAGATGCCCACCGATTTCCCGATTGAAGCCCTGAAAGCGCAGGCGATAGCCTCCAGAAGTTATACCGTGGTAGAGCTTAAGAAGCATAGCAGCATCGGCGCCGATCTTTGCGATGGGACACACTGCCATGTATATTATGGCGCTGCGAGCGAAAATCGACGCACTGATGAAGCCATCGCAGCGACTCGCGGGTTATTTGTCCTCTACCGGCAAGAGGTCGCCAGGGCTTACTATTCCTCTACAGCTGGAGGATTTACTGAGAATAACGAAAATGTTTGGCCAGATCCATCTAATGGGAATTTCCCGGGAAATCCTATACCATATCTAAGGGGAGTGCCTGACGATAGTACAATAAAATACCTCGATAAGGAAGAGACATTTCGAGAGTTCCTGCTATCACGGGCAGGACGGTATGATTCAGCATCTCCGTATTTCCGCTGGAAAGAAGAATGGTCAAGAACAGAGCTTGAATCCATTTTCGCCTCTACATTGCCCAAATATGCCACACGGAAATCTAGCTCTCTGCTGCCTTTGCCTTCATGGTCCTTCACAAATCCCGGGCAGCCCGATATGCCATCGCAACCTGAACCTCAACCACAGCCAGAATCAGAGTCACAACTGGGGAACCAGTCACAGGTTCAACCACAAGCAGCCCCCATGGCACAACAGGCACCGGCGGCGCGACAAGACCTTCCAGCCGGTGATCCTCTAGGTCAGCTCCTGGACATACGCGTATTGAAGCGTGGCATATCAGGAAAGATAATTTCTTGCGAGATCAAGGGATCGCGCGGGACTTGGGTCGTGGAAGGCGAACTAAAAATCCGGTCTGTATTCAAACCGGCCTTAGGGTCATCTTCGATGCTCAAAAGCGCCAATGTCATCTTTGACTTGAAGAGAGACAGCAATGGAGAGCTTATCCGCGTCACTGCGCTTGGCGCAGGATTTGGTCATGGGGTGGGAATGTCCCAATGGGGAGCCCGCGGGATGGCCGCATATGGCGAAAGCTTCAGGTCGATCCTGGGTCATTATTATCAAGGCACCGCCATTGGCACAATGCCCATTGTATTGACCCTATCCTCACCGTCCGGCGCTTCAAGTTCTCAGATCTTCAGCTGGCCCGGGGGAGACGCGAGGCTTGTAATCAGCAGAGTCCCCCATCCCTCTAAGGGCATATTTCGTTCTGTCGTGGACTTCCTCCTTAAGCTGACATCAGGTGACCCCTTCAAGATCAAATCCTTGACAATATCGTTCAATAATAAAGAGAGTCTAAAGGTCGATCTCACTTCGCTAAATGAAACGCCGCTCACGATAGATGTCAGCGCCTATCTGCGCCCCGGACTAAACAAAGTAGTCTTCGAGGTCACCGGGGATCAGCCGCCGGCCCGGGGAGGCTCTTCTTCTCCCCAGGACGCGGATGCTATTCGGATCTCGATCCAGTCATCTCCTTCCGCGGCTCTTCAATCGGAATGA
- a CDS encoding histidinol-phosphatase produces the protein MPEIQNSSDYPIPLCDYHVHTLHSPDCRVSMDERCKAAIASGIEEICFTDHIEFDPRDPAYKHFNFEDYKRDFEECQKKWGDRLSLRMGVEVNYFVGGEEEILEFLAGKGFDFVLGSYHWLGDIPISPELFDQIGPNKTCEIYFHGLLKAAESGLFDSLAHFDLPKRYAFRAHAPFPVDDFRDIIVEILRRMVEKGTALEINTSGLRTDLNETLPGREIIELYHQLGGRTITIGSDSHRLHDLGFGMDRALDLARRAGFSEVATFKDRKMRLIPIEEPRKEMTGSRSE, from the coding sequence GTGCCGGAAATTCAGAATTCATCCGACTATCCAATTCCACTTTGTGATTATCACGTCCATACATTGCACTCGCCTGACTGCCGGGTGTCCATGGATGAACGTTGTAAGGCTGCTATAGCTTCTGGGATAGAAGAGATCTGTTTCACAGACCATATAGAATTCGACCCGCGAGATCCAGCTTACAAGCATTTCAATTTTGAAGATTATAAAAGGGATTTCGAAGAATGTCAGAAAAAGTGGGGCGATAGACTGAGCCTGCGAATGGGGGTGGAGGTAAACTATTTTGTCGGCGGCGAGGAGGAGATACTAGAATTCCTGGCCGGAAAAGGCTTTGATTTTGTTCTGGGCTCCTACCACTGGCTTGGCGATATTCCGATTTCCCCAGAACTCTTCGACCAGATAGGTCCAAATAAGACATGTGAGATCTACTTTCATGGCTTGCTCAAGGCCGCAGAGAGTGGGCTCTTTGATTCGCTGGCGCACTTCGATCTGCCCAAACGTTATGCTTTCCGCGCTCATGCCCCATTCCCGGTCGATGATTTCCGCGATATCATTGTCGAGATCCTCAGGAGGATGGTAGAAAAGGGTACCGCGCTCGAGATTAATACCTCCGGGCTCAGGACAGACTTGAACGAGACTCTCCCGGGCCGAGAGATAATCGAGCTCTATCATCAATTGGGTGGTAGAACGATAACAATTGGCTCTGATTCTCATCGTCTCCATGATCTAGGTTTTGGCATGGATCGCGCGCTTGACCTCGCCCGGAGAGCCGGATTCTCCGAAGTCGCGACTTTTAAGGATCGAAAGATGCGACTCATTCCGATTGAAGAGCCGCGGAAGGAGATGACTGGATCGAGATCCGAATAG
- a CDS encoding chromate transporter, translating into MQDSSYQQKSENVTPLMLFTAFLPIGAFTFGGGYAMIPLIKKSIVDRYHWMGERDFIDSIAIAQSAPGPIAINMAALTGRRLAGIPGAIASVIAAALPSFISILIIAAVFLGIQHNPFVRAAMKGMRPAIVALMAAAVFDVGKAAIATAAGVGLAAIAFAGLTLLHMHPIVVIILAAAAGFFMKPARDEGKTPEKDDIE; encoded by the coding sequence ATGCAGGATTCGTCATACCAGCAAAAGAGTGAAAATGTAACCCCTTTGATGTTATTCACGGCATTTCTGCCGATAGGAGCCTTTACTTTCGGCGGCGGATATGCCATGATCCCCCTCATCAAGAAATCTATTGTTGATAGGTATCATTGGATGGGGGAAAGAGATTTCATCGACTCTATTGCTATAGCCCAGAGCGCTCCTGGACCAATTGCGATAAACATGGCAGCGCTTACAGGCCGGAGGCTCGCAGGCATCCCCGGGGCGATTGCGTCAGTGATCGCAGCAGCTCTGCCTTCTTTTATTTCCATCTTGATCATAGCCGCCGTCTTTTTAGGAATCCAGCACAACCCCTTCGTGAGGGCGGCCATGAAGGGAATGCGACCTGCTATAGTCGCTCTCATGGCAGCCGCGGTGTTTGATGTGGGGAAGGCTGCCATCGCGACGGCAGCAGGAGTTGGTCTTGCCGCTATCGCCTTTGCAGGTTTGACCCTCCTCCATATGCATCCAATCGTGGTTATAATACTTGCGGCAGCAGCGGGCTTTTTCATGAAGCCTGCACGTGATGAGGGGAAAACTCCGGAAAAAGACGACATAGAATAG
- a CDS encoding chromate transporter codes for MVLFQLFLSFFKIGLFSFGGGYAMIPLIQREIVTLHKWLNMEQFLDILAISQITPGPIAINSATFVGYKVGGILGSVLATFGVVLPAVIVMLILTYFFLKYKNLEPVKAMFRGIRPAVVSLILAATVMIVPSSISDISGVAIAILTFLFIRRFKLDPILALVIAAVAGILIYR; via the coding sequence ATGGTATTATTTCAGCTTTTTTTGAGCTTCTTCAAAATTGGCCTCTTTAGCTTTGGCGGCGGCTATGCAATGATCCCCCTGATACAGAGAGAGATCGTGACATTGCACAAATGGCTCAACATGGAGCAATTTCTCGACATTCTCGCCATCTCGCAAATCACTCCCGGGCCTATCGCCATCAATTCAGCGACATTTGTTGGATACAAGGTCGGCGGCATATTGGGATCAGTTTTGGCTACTTTTGGCGTGGTCCTGCCCGCGGTGATTGTGATGCTGATATTAACTTATTTCTTCCTTAAATATAAAAACCTGGAACCAGTTAAGGCGATGTTCCGCGGCATCCGTCCGGCGGTAGTGTCATTGATACTGGCAGCGACAGTCATGATCGTCCCTTCATCCATATCTGACATAAGCGGAGTAGCAATAGCCATTCTCACCTTCCTTTTCATCCGGCGTTTCAAACTGGATCCAATACTCGCGCTGGTGATAGCCGCTGTCGCGGGGATTTTGATATATAGATGA
- a CDS encoding alpha/beta-type small acid-soluble spore protein produces the protein MPRRNRSTVVPQARGALDNLKYEIANEINFPTNLIQGDYWGNISSAQCGAVGGHMVRRMIEAAERTLAEQVASGVRTAFRATLGQAGQPGYISPSGVAGTTQPGVNPPGQVSPGMTQ, from the coding sequence ATGCCGCGTAGAAACCGGTCGACCGTAGTGCCACAGGCACGAGGCGCTCTTGACAACCTCAAGTATGAGATTGCTAATGAAATAAATTTCCCCACGAACCTCATACAAGGTGACTACTGGGGGAACATTTCTTCAGCCCAGTGTGGAGCCGTCGGCGGACACATGGTGCGAAGGATGATAGAAGCAGCTGAAAGGACTCTGGCTGAGCAAGTCGCGTCCGGCGTGAGAACCGCATTCAGGGCTACGCTCGGCCAGGCCGGCCAGCCGGGTTATATATCGCCTTCCGGCGTCGCAGGTACAACCCAGCCGGGAGTAAATCCTCCTGGACAGGTTTCTCCTGGGATGACCCAGTAA
- a CDS encoding 6-phospho-beta-glucosidase has protein sequence MTKSIKLCIIGGGSSYTPELIQGVIDFRDELHIDELALMDIDEGKLAVVGGLASRMMEAAGLKTQVKLYDGRLEAIKGAQFVISQIRVGGLDARIRDEKIPMEFGLLGQETTGPGGFANALRTIPVALLIAEDMRKVAPDAFLINFTNPSGIITEALVKYGRVKTIGLCNVPFNMKEMIAGWLGVTAEEVTMDYVGLNHLSWVRRVFVAGKDVTQDAIGKAVEAWKRSEGHGFDPSLLKLLGMIPSSYLRYYYDTPGAIAEVKAAGETRGEAVKKLEPWLMKLYSDPDLKQAPAELSKRGGRNYSKVAISLISSIANCKDEVHIVNTVNLGAIPDLPVEAVVEVPSVISGDGAHPLVTRPLEPEIRGLTQAVKAYEELTVEAGVTGDRNLALKALLSHPLVPSYRVAKELLERLLEANRAFLPKFFAD, from the coding sequence ATGACGAAATCAATTAAGCTATGCATCATCGGTGGAGGCAGTTCCTATACCCCTGAGTTGATCCAGGGAGTGATCGATTTTCGCGATGAGCTCCATATAGATGAATTAGCCCTCATGGATATTGACGAGGGGAAACTTGCTGTTGTGGGCGGGCTGGCTTCTCGTATGATGGAAGCTGCTGGACTTAAGACTCAAGTCAAGCTTTATGACGGTCGTTTGGAAGCAATCAAAGGGGCTCAGTTTGTTATAAGCCAGATTCGGGTCGGAGGGCTCGATGCACGCATTCGCGACGAGAAGATTCCCATGGAGTTTGGCCTTCTTGGCCAGGAGACCACCGGCCCCGGCGGCTTTGCAAATGCGCTCAGGACCATCCCTGTTGCCCTTCTCATTGCCGAGGACATGAGAAAGGTCGCGCCGGACGCATTTCTGATCAATTTCACCAACCCTTCCGGGATTATTACCGAGGCCCTGGTGAAATATGGCCGGGTGAAGACCATTGGTCTCTGCAATGTGCCTTTCAACATGAAAGAAATGATAGCCGGGTGGCTTGGCGTGACTGCAGAGGAAGTCACCATGGACTATGTAGGGCTAAATCACCTAAGTTGGGTGAGAAGGGTCTTTGTGGCCGGGAAAGATGTGACTCAGGATGCTATCGGCAAGGCCGTTGAAGCATGGAAACGCTCGGAAGGGCATGGTTTTGATCCATCTTTGTTGAAGCTTCTTGGGATGATTCCATCTAGCTACTTGAGGTATTACTATGACACGCCCGGAGCCATTGCTGAGGTGAAGGCCGCCGGAGAAACAAGGGGAGAGGCCGTAAAGAAACTGGAACCCTGGCTCATGAAGCTGTATAGCGATCCTGATCTAAAGCAGGCTCCCGCCGAGCTATCCAAGCGGGGTGGCAGAAACTATTCCAAGGTTGCCATTTCACTCATATCCTCAATAGCGAATTGCAAGGATGAGGTTCATATTGTTAATACCGTGAACCTTGGCGCCATACCGGACCTGCCGGTAGAGGCCGTAGTAGAAGTGCCATCGGTGATCTCGGGCGACGGAGCGCATCCACTGGTCACAAGACCGCTGGAGCCCGAGATACGCGGCCTGACTCAGGCAGTAAAGGCATACGAAGAATTGACGGTAGAGGCTGGAGTAACCGGCGACAGGAATCTGGCTCTCAAAGCCCTCCTTTCACATCCATTGGTTCCTTCTTATAGAGTTGCAAAGGAACTTCTGGAGCGGCTGCTGGAGGCCAATAGGGCATTCTTGCCTAAATTCTTTGCGGATTGA